The Neobacillus sp. PS3-34 genome has a window encoding:
- the paaC gene encoding 1,2-phenylacetyl-CoA epoxidase subunit PaaC codes for MKIINADEALKNNAYKSALTELLYQLADDDFILAYRGSEWLGLAPHIEEDVAFSSINQDTMGHAAMFYQLLEELGEGKMDDLAHSRLPSARRNACLLEIVNGTGHYLDEPRYDWAFAVVRHYFSTVAKKIRMESLKNSSYQPLADTAARVNIELYYHMLHWKTWFQQLMLAGGEARTRMEKAINNVMADFEGVLTLGTNGQDIVKFAIIEHDQAMKKRWVSIMQPVFVGVNASLPETFGMRSGNGRNGEHTKDLENALETLNEVYSLDPAASW; via the coding sequence ATGAAGATTATCAATGCAGATGAAGCTTTGAAAAATAATGCGTATAAATCAGCGTTGACAGAACTATTATATCAGCTTGCCGATGATGACTTCATTCTTGCCTACCGCGGTTCAGAATGGCTCGGTCTTGCCCCGCATATCGAGGAAGACGTTGCCTTCTCATCTATCAACCAGGATACAATGGGCCATGCAGCCATGTTTTATCAGCTTCTTGAAGAGCTTGGTGAGGGAAAGATGGATGACCTTGCACATTCCCGCTTGCCTTCAGCGAGAAGAAATGCTTGCTTGTTGGAAATTGTAAATGGTACGGGCCATTATCTTGATGAACCAAGGTATGATTGGGCGTTTGCAGTTGTCCGCCATTATTTTTCTACAGTGGCAAAAAAAATCCGTATGGAATCTCTGAAAAACTCTTCCTATCAGCCACTTGCCGATACAGCAGCACGAGTAAATATTGAACTGTATTATCACATGCTGCATTGGAAAACCTGGTTTCAACAGCTCATGCTTGCCGGCGGCGAAGCGAGAACTAGGATGGAGAAAGCAATTAACAATGTGATGGCAGATTTTGAAGGCGTTTTAACATTAGGGACAAACGGGCAGGATATCGTTAAATTTGCAATAATCGAGCATGACCAAGCAATGAAAAAACGCTGGGTTTCAATAATGCAGCCTGTTTTTGTAGGGGTAAATGCTAGCTTGCCAGAAACCTTTGGCATGAGAAGCGGAAATGGCCGCAATGGAGAACATACGAAGGATTTGGAAAACGCGCTTGAAACATTAAATGAAGTGTATAGCCTGGACCCTGCGGCAAGCTGGTAA
- a CDS encoding EthD family reductase, whose product MIKMIALYKHPENKEVFDEYYKGTHTPITEKIPGLRKMEVTKIIGSPMGGEGKYYLMCEMYYDDMASFKAAMKTDEAKASGKDAMKFAGDLITLMIGEEVNE is encoded by the coding sequence ATGATTAAAATGATCGCCCTTTACAAACACCCGGAAAATAAGGAAGTTTTCGACGAGTACTATAAAGGTACACATACACCTATCACTGAGAAAATACCTGGCCTCCGCAAAATGGAAGTAACTAAGATTATTGGCAGCCCAATGGGGGGAGAAGGAAAGTATTACTTGATGTGTGAAATGTATTATGACGATATGGCTTCCTTTAAAGCTGCAATGAAAACCGATGAAGCAAAAGCTTCAGGGAAGGATGCAATGAAATTCGCTGGCGATTTAATTACTTTAATGATTGGCGAAGAAGTAAATGAGTAA
- a CDS encoding acetyl-CoA C-acyltransferase, with product MHDVVIVDAVRTPIGRYKGTLKSVRPDDLGAVVIKALIERNPAIDPIKIEEVVFGNANQAGEDNRNVARMSALLAGLPVEVAGTTLNRLCGSGLDAVNYAARAILSGEGEIFIAGGTESMTRAPFVMAKPQSDFPRGNMEMFDTTIGWRFTNPLLHEMFGTDSMPETAETVAKKYEISREAQDHFALTSQHKAKLAMECGRFNEELVSVPVKGRKGEVNLVSIDEHPRPETTFETLSKLRPLFQNGSVTAGNASGVNDGASALLLMENETANALGVRPLARYITSAVAGLEPSIMGVGPIFAVRKALKRANLAIEDIGLIELNEAFASQSLACINELGINPEIVNVNGGAIAFGHPLGASGARILTTLVHEMKKRKVKYGLATMCVGVGQGIATIVENID from the coding sequence TTGCATGATGTAGTGATTGTTGATGCTGTCCGGACGCCAATTGGCAGGTATAAAGGAACATTGAAAAGTGTACGCCCAGATGATTTAGGCGCAGTGGTCATTAAAGCGCTAATCGAACGAAACCCTGCAATTGATCCAATAAAAATTGAAGAAGTGGTATTTGGCAACGCCAACCAGGCGGGTGAAGACAATCGGAATGTGGCCAGAATGTCAGCTCTTCTTGCCGGCCTGCCTGTAGAAGTAGCAGGTACAACGTTAAACCGTCTGTGCGGTTCAGGGCTTGACGCGGTCAATTATGCTGCAAGAGCCATTTTGTCCGGTGAGGGTGAAATTTTCATAGCGGGAGGAACGGAGAGCATGACAAGAGCACCTTTCGTCATGGCCAAACCTCAATCAGATTTCCCTCGAGGAAATATGGAAATGTTTGATACAACTATTGGCTGGCGCTTTACAAATCCACTTTTGCATGAAATGTTCGGAACCGATAGTATGCCTGAAACAGCAGAAACTGTCGCCAAAAAATATGAGATTAGCAGGGAAGCTCAGGATCATTTTGCTCTTACCAGCCAGCACAAGGCAAAGCTGGCAATGGAATGCGGCCGATTTAATGAAGAACTTGTATCTGTCCCGGTCAAAGGTCGCAAAGGGGAAGTAAATCTGGTAAGCATCGACGAGCATCCAAGACCCGAAACAACCTTTGAAACACTATCAAAATTAAGGCCATTGTTCCAAAATGGCAGTGTAACCGCAGGCAATGCATCAGGAGTAAATGATGGTGCATCGGCGTTATTGCTCATGGAAAATGAAACAGCTAATGCACTTGGCGTTCGTCCATTGGCTAGATATATTACATCAGCTGTAGCAGGACTTGAGCCCTCCATCATGGGAGTTGGTCCGATATTTGCAGTCCGAAAAGCTCTAAAAAGAGCCAATTTAGCAATAGAAGACATTGGATTAATTGAACTGAATGAAGCCTTTGCTTCTCAATCACTTGCATGTATAAACGAGCTGGGGATTAATCCTGAAATAGTCAATGTAAACGGCGGTGCCATTGCATTTGGCCATCCCCTTGGGGCAAGTGGGGCGCGCATCTTAACAACACTTGTGCATGAAATGAAAAAACGCAAGGTGAAATACGGGCTGGCAACCATGTGCGTTGGCGTAGGACAGGGGATTGCGACAATTGTTGAAAATATTGACTGA
- a CDS encoding aldehyde dehydrogenase family protein has translation MTTVKDKKLEPLETKRNSYQLIINGERKDSFSGETFTTYNPATGEAVATVSKASKEDAEHAVMAARNAFDFGKWRHFPINKRSRTLNKIAGIMRARFNELVELEILDTGKSLAAAQGQVMQAIEDFEFYAGAIVGHRGAVNSMPGAFQNITEKEPVGVCAQIIPWNYPLMMAAWKIAPAIAAGCSVVVKPASLTPLTAIVLGEICIEAGVPEGVVNIIPGAGSEVGNYLVEHPKVDKVAFTGSTPIGKDIMAKASQTLKRVTLELGGKSPNIVFEDADLDAAVDGSLFGIFYNSGQSCEARSRLYVHENIYEAFMEKFIAKTKMLKLGNPFEKDTHVGAIIDRRQLEVIDGYVQSAIEDGAVIAAGGKEAKLEGFENGFWYEPTIITNVNHEMKAVREEIFGPVVVVMKFSDEKEAVKLANDSEFGLGSAIWTKDYAKATRVSKQIQAGIVMVNCPFSAFPGTPFGGYKQSGFGRELCVETLDLYTETKSVISYYGARPLNPFGI, from the coding sequence ATGACAACTGTTAAAGATAAAAAACTGGAACCTTTAGAAACGAAAAGAAATTCCTATCAGTTAATCATAAATGGTGAACGTAAGGACAGCTTTTCAGGAGAAACCTTTACTACCTATAACCCGGCAACAGGAGAAGCAGTTGCAACTGTATCGAAAGCGAGCAAAGAGGATGCAGAGCATGCCGTAATGGCTGCGAGAAATGCGTTCGATTTTGGAAAATGGCGGCACTTCCCAATTAATAAGCGTTCTCGTACACTTAATAAAATTGCCGGGATTATGAGGGCCCGATTTAATGAATTAGTAGAGTTAGAGATTTTGGATACTGGGAAATCCCTAGCGGCTGCACAGGGACAGGTTATGCAGGCAATCGAAGATTTTGAATTTTACGCTGGTGCGATTGTCGGCCACCGTGGTGCTGTAAACAGTATGCCAGGAGCTTTTCAAAACATTACCGAAAAGGAACCTGTTGGCGTATGTGCTCAAATCATTCCTTGGAATTATCCGTTAATGATGGCTGCATGGAAAATCGCACCTGCGATTGCTGCGGGCTGTTCAGTAGTAGTAAAACCGGCCTCGCTTACACCACTAACTGCCATTGTCCTCGGAGAAATTTGCATCGAAGCGGGGGTTCCTGAGGGTGTGGTCAATATCATTCCAGGCGCTGGTTCTGAGGTGGGTAACTATTTAGTCGAGCATCCGAAAGTCGACAAAGTAGCCTTCACTGGTTCGACTCCGATTGGCAAGGATATTATGGCAAAAGCTTCACAAACACTGAAACGCGTTACATTGGAGCTGGGTGGAAAATCTCCTAATATCGTGTTTGAAGACGCTGATCTGGATGCTGCTGTTGACGGTTCTCTATTCGGTATTTTCTACAACAGTGGGCAGTCATGTGAAGCACGCTCCCGTTTATATGTCCATGAAAACATATATGAGGCATTCATGGAAAAATTCATTGCGAAAACGAAGATGCTGAAGCTTGGCAATCCTTTCGAAAAAGATACACATGTGGGAGCCATTATCGACCGCAGACAATTGGAAGTTATAGACGGATATGTACAATCTGCCATTGAAGATGGCGCAGTCATTGCAGCAGGCGGAAAAGAAGCGAAGCTTGAAGGATTTGAAAACGGATTCTGGTATGAACCTACTATCATAACCAATGTTAATCATGAGATGAAAGCGGTCAGGGAAGAAATTTTCGGTCCAGTGGTTGTCGTGATGAAGTTCAGTGATGAAAAAGAAGCGGTAAAGCTTGCCAATGACAGCGAGTTCGGACTCGGATCCGCTATCTGGACGAAAGATTACGCTAAGGCAACTCGTGTATCAAAGCAAATCCAGGCTGGAATTGTAATGGTCAATTGTCCATTCTCCGCATTTCCGGGCACTCCATTTGGCGGTTATAAGCAGTCAGGATTCGGCCGAGAGCTCTGCGTAGAGACGCTTGACCTTTACACTGAAACAAAAAGCGTCATTTCCTATTATGGAGCAAGGCCTTTGAATCCATTCGGAATTTAG
- a CDS encoding cytochrome c oxidase subunit II, with translation MYQSIAWYATIFFVFLIALAFSFVYGESRRQKDYAPIQEKGYKIRKYYFIGLLAVMGFASAVSLSRLPYHKPHVLAAEDMKVVDVKGYQFAWDLSEENFYVGEPVQFRVTSKDVTHGFGLYDENMHLISQTQAMPGYTNDVYITFKKPGTYKILCLEYCSTGHHLMMKDIVVKEKGRMGHE, from the coding sequence ATGTATCAGTCAATTGCATGGTACGCTACTATTTTTTTCGTTTTCCTGATCGCACTCGCTTTTTCCTTCGTTTACGGTGAATCCCGAAGGCAAAAGGATTATGCTCCTATTCAGGAAAAGGGCTACAAGATTAGAAAATACTATTTTATTGGACTTTTAGCGGTAATGGGGTTTGCATCAGCCGTGTCGCTTAGCAGACTTCCTTATCACAAACCTCACGTATTAGCTGCTGAAGATATGAAGGTAGTCGATGTGAAGGGATACCAATTTGCATGGGATTTGAGTGAGGAAAATTTTTATGTCGGAGAACCAGTTCAATTTCGTGTTACAAGCAAGGATGTTACACATGGATTTGGACTTTATGATGAGAATATGCATTTAATAAGCCAGACACAGGCTATGCCGGGATATACAAATGATGTTTATATTACATTTAAAAAGCCGGGTACCTATAAAATCTTGTGTCTCGAATATTGCAGTACCGGCCACCACCTCATGATGAAAGATATTGTAGTAAAAGAAAAAGGGAGGATGGGACATGAATAG
- a CDS encoding enoyl-CoA hydratase-related protein gives MSNFEYIETRVEGNIGFIELNRPKVLNALNRGMISEILAAMDNFDRNDDVRAMILSGKGRCFAAGADIDEMAEAGSVDIELMNQFTDWDRIAWIKKPIIGAIHGFALGGAFELALCCDLLIASEDVEFGFPEVLLGVMPGAGGTVRLTKLAGKTKAMEWLFTGRRISASEALHFGIINKAVSKELLLEEAVRFANSIAVQPPLSIRFIKESVLKAIDASIYEGMQFERKNFSMLFSSQDQKEGMKAFIEKRKANFTGK, from the coding sequence ATGAGTAATTTCGAATATATCGAAACAAGGGTAGAAGGCAATATTGGATTTATCGAGCTTAACCGCCCCAAAGTGCTTAATGCCTTAAACCGTGGAATGATTTCCGAGATTTTAGCCGCGATGGATAATTTCGATCGGAATGATGATGTCAGGGCAATGATTTTAAGCGGTAAAGGAAGATGCTTCGCCGCTGGCGCAGACATCGACGAAATGGCGGAAGCAGGTTCTGTGGATATTGAGTTGATGAATCAGTTTACAGACTGGGACCGCATCGCCTGGATCAAGAAACCGATCATAGGCGCTATTCATGGCTTTGCGCTTGGCGGAGCCTTTGAACTTGCACTTTGCTGTGATTTGCTGATTGCTTCCGAGGATGTTGAATTTGGTTTTCCCGAGGTACTTCTGGGAGTGATGCCTGGTGCCGGCGGAACGGTCCGTCTAACCAAATTAGCTGGAAAGACTAAGGCGATGGAATGGCTTTTTACGGGAAGAAGGATTTCAGCCAGCGAGGCGCTGCATTTCGGGATTATTAATAAAGCAGTTTCCAAAGAACTTCTTCTGGAAGAAGCCGTCCGCTTTGCGAATTCGATTGCGGTGCAGCCTCCTCTTTCGATTCGCTTTATTAAAGAATCTGTTTTAAAAGCAATCGATGCCAGCATTTATGAAGGCATGCAATTTGAACGTAAAAACTTCTCTATGCTTTTTTCCTCACAAGATCAAAAAGAGGGAATGAAAGCGTTTATCGAAAAAAGAAAAGCAAATTTCACAGGCAAATAA
- the paaD gene encoding 1,2-phenylacetyl-CoA epoxidase subunit PaaD has translation MHNVSAEELTHQVLKALQKVHDPEISTVSIVDLGMLEAIEITSDIIRVKLVPTFLGCPALEIIRQNVESALKSISEEKTLEILFIYHVPWTSDRISEEGRVRLKEFGIAPPPRFLTETGSWEVDCPYCDSPYTTLENLFGLTACRSILYCRSCKNPFEAMKPMSINM, from the coding sequence GTGCATAATGTATCTGCCGAAGAATTAACGCACCAAGTATTGAAAGCGCTTCAAAAAGTACATGATCCTGAAATTTCGACTGTTTCCATCGTAGATCTTGGAATGCTTGAAGCAATCGAAATCACCTCTGATATTATTCGGGTGAAGCTGGTTCCGACATTTCTTGGATGCCCGGCACTGGAAATCATTCGTCAAAATGTTGAAAGTGCTTTGAAATCCATTTCGGAAGAAAAAACGCTTGAAATTCTATTTATCTATCACGTTCCCTGGACATCGGATCGAATTTCTGAGGAAGGAAGGGTTCGTCTTAAGGAATTTGGAATAGCTCCACCACCAAGATTTTTGACTGAAACAGGCAGCTGGGAAGTGGATTGCCCATACTGTGATTCTCCTTATACAACTCTAGAAAACCTCTTCGGCCTAACTGCGTGCAGGAGCATTCTTTACTGCAGGTCCTGCAAAAATCCTTTTGAAGCTATGAAACCTATGTCTATTAATATGTAA
- a CDS encoding ABC transporter substrate-binding protein encodes MKKQVRTFSIVLAGMLLLAGCNSSKETSGNTEKGDASKVYKIGITQFAEHPSLDAATDGFKKALKDKGIKAKFDEQNAQADMNNTQTIANNFVGNKVDMIFANATPSAVSALNATKDIPILFTSVTDPVGAGLVKAFDKPGKNITGTTDNHPEATGKTINFITDEIKAKKIGVIYNSGEQNSEVQVKAVKELAEKKGAKLVTVSVSTSAEVKQAAESLVGRADAIYIPTDNTVVSALESVISVANSKKIPLFVGELDSMKRGAVAASGFSYYDLGYQTGLMAADILSGKKKASEIPVELPKSLKLVINKKAAEAQGVTVKPEWEKLGEFFDGE; translated from the coding sequence ATGAAAAAACAGGTTCGCACGTTTTCCATCGTACTTGCGGGGATGCTGCTGCTGGCAGGCTGCAACAGCAGTAAAGAAACGTCCGGCAACACAGAAAAAGGGGATGCATCAAAGGTATATAAGATCGGCATTACTCAATTTGCTGAGCACCCTTCACTTGATGCTGCAACAGATGGCTTCAAAAAAGCACTGAAGGACAAAGGTATTAAAGCGAAATTTGACGAACAAAATGCTCAGGCGGATATGAACAATACGCAAACGATCGCAAATAACTTTGTCGGCAATAAGGTCGATATGATTTTTGCTAACGCTACTCCGAGCGCGGTAAGTGCATTGAATGCAACAAAAGATATCCCGATTTTGTTTACATCTGTAACAGACCCTGTCGGTGCTGGCCTCGTAAAAGCATTTGATAAACCAGGAAAGAATATTACTGGAACCACAGATAACCATCCTGAAGCAACAGGAAAGACGATTAATTTTATTACAGATGAAATCAAAGCAAAGAAAATCGGTGTTATCTACAATTCTGGCGAACAGAATTCCGAGGTGCAGGTCAAGGCTGTAAAAGAATTGGCAGAGAAGAAGGGCGCCAAGCTGGTTACAGTGTCGGTTTCAACTTCCGCTGAAGTTAAGCAGGCAGCAGAATCACTTGTTGGCCGAGCAGATGCGATTTATATTCCAACTGATAATACAGTCGTTTCGGCACTTGAATCGGTTATTTCCGTTGCAAACAGCAAGAAGATCCCATTATTTGTTGGTGAACTGGACTCCATGAAACGCGGAGCCGTTGCAGCAAGCGGTTTTAGTTATTATGACCTTGGATATCAAACCGGTTTAATGGCTGCCGATATTTTAAGCGGAAAGAAGAAGGCTTCAGAAATCCCTGTTGAACTTCCAAAAAGCCTAAAGCTGGTCATTAATAAGAAAGCTGCCGAAGCACAAGGGGTAACCGTCAAGCCTGAGTGGGAAAAACTAGGGGAATTCTTTGACGGAGAATAG
- a CDS encoding cbb3-type cytochrome c oxidase subunit I, producing the protein MNREVSPSIKRGVVLALVATSVILVLMMTFGVIMLLSQGNLYKISPQWFYKLMTMHGTGMIGIAALGGSAIMWYFLSRHIELNAKIFFINLALSFIGVAMILTAIFGYQFSDGWTFLYPLPSFSSKLNGTTGALLYLFGLLILGSGYLIMYAYLATRLIKEYGGLGKSLGWDYIFRGKKGYGPLQQQ; encoded by the coding sequence ATGAATAGAGAAGTAAGCCCTTCCATTAAGCGTGGGGTTGTCCTTGCGTTGGTAGCGACTTCTGTCATTCTTGTTTTGATGATGACATTCGGTGTAATCATGCTTTTAAGTCAAGGAAATTTGTATAAAATTTCACCGCAATGGTTTTATAAGCTTATGACAATGCACGGAACTGGCATGATAGGCATAGCGGCACTCGGAGGAAGTGCAATTATGTGGTATTTCCTTTCAAGGCATATCGAATTGAATGCAAAAATATTTTTTATCAACCTTGCATTATCTTTTATCGGAGTTGCCATGATATTAACTGCTATTTTTGGGTACCAATTTTCAGATGGATGGACATTTTTATATCCTCTTCCCTCTTTTTCGTCAAAACTAAATGGGACAACAGGGGCACTGCTATACTTATTCGGCCTCCTAATTTTAGGATCTGGTTATTTAATCATGTACGCTTATCTTGCAACAAGGCTGATAAAGGAATACGGAGGTCTAGGGAAATCACTTGGCTGGGATTACATCTTCAGGGGGAAGAAGGGTTATGGCCCCCTCCAGCAGCAGTAG
- a CDS encoding enoyl-CoA hydratase-related protein, giving the protein MKNIRLEKKDQIAFVTINRPESLNCFNYETLTELGQLTEKIHTDPETRAVIFTGEGEKAFSAGADLKERLGLSESEVRRNVKKIRDVFNAIAELPQPTIAAVNGYAFGGGFELMLACDFKIAAEHAKMGMTEVSWGIIPGAGGTQRLTRLIGEMKAKELIFTARKISANQAFHCGILTKVVSKQSLIPSCVALAEEIFKNAPLAVSQAKYAIQHGADTDLQTGMAFEANAYEVIIPTHDRREALLAFNEKRKPVFLGK; this is encoded by the coding sequence ATGAAAAATATCCGATTGGAAAAAAAAGATCAGATTGCCTTTGTTACTATAAACCGTCCGGAGTCATTGAATTGCTTTAACTATGAAACATTAACGGAGCTAGGCCAGCTTACAGAAAAGATTCATACCGATCCTGAAACAAGGGCAGTTATTTTCACAGGTGAAGGAGAAAAAGCATTCAGCGCCGGTGCAGATCTAAAAGAAAGATTAGGTCTCTCTGAATCTGAAGTGCGGCGAAATGTGAAGAAAATCCGGGATGTTTTCAATGCTATAGCTGAACTGCCTCAGCCGACGATTGCGGCAGTAAATGGATATGCTTTTGGCGGTGGTTTTGAGTTGATGCTCGCTTGTGATTTTAAAATTGCTGCAGAGCATGCAAAGATGGGAATGACGGAAGTAAGCTGGGGAATCATTCCTGGTGCAGGTGGAACTCAGCGATTAACGAGGCTTATCGGTGAGATGAAGGCAAAGGAACTCATTTTTACCGCACGAAAAATTAGTGCAAATCAAGCATTTCATTGCGGCATTTTAACAAAGGTTGTTTCAAAACAAAGCTTGATTCCGTCTTGTGTTGCTCTGGCGGAGGAAATTTTTAAAAATGCCCCTCTTGCCGTATCACAAGCAAAATACGCAATTCAGCATGGAGCAGATACGGATCTTCAAACTGGAATGGCGTTCGAAGCAAATGCCTATGAAGTAATTATTCCAACTCACGATCGAAGGGAAGCCTTGCTGGCATTCAATGAAAAAAGAAAACCCGTTTTTTTAGGAAAATAA
- a CDS encoding cbb3-type cytochrome c oxidase subunit I: MVIIANSTGILAGATALVFSIINIIYPSFTFDPMFAKHLTYAFGHIFANCTIYMAVIAVYEVLSEYTGRPWKSNKAFLIAWNFSTLFTLMIYTHHLLMDFAVPQWMLIVGQIFSYANGLPVMVVTAYGALMIVYRSGIKWDFASSMFFLSMFGWVAGAVPAIIDATIVINHIMHNTKWVPGHFHTYMGMGVVAMIFGFMYYFSKTEGKQKQNSYDNFGISIYFAFFTGLVGSFLYAGKLSAPRRWADHLPQWIGTDQVGALCGIMVVIASLIFTIRFIVGLKQPGKKTTTKSFKNAS; the protein is encoded by the coding sequence ATGGTGATAATCGCAAATTCTACAGGAATACTTGCTGGTGCAACAGCACTTGTCTTTTCAATAATTAATATCATATATCCTTCGTTTACTTTTGATCCAATGTTTGCCAAGCATTTAACCTATGCATTCGGACATATTTTTGCCAACTGTACTATTTATATGGCTGTTATTGCCGTTTACGAGGTGTTATCAGAGTATACAGGCAGGCCATGGAAATCGAATAAAGCATTTTTGATAGCCTGGAACTTTTCCACCCTGTTTACATTAATGATTTACACACATCATTTATTAATGGATTTTGCTGTTCCACAATGGATGTTAATTGTCGGTCAGATTTTTTCTTATGCCAATGGTCTTCCAGTAATGGTGGTCACAGCCTATGGAGCACTTATGATTGTTTACCGTTCTGGAATTAAGTGGGACTTTGCATCGAGCATGTTTTTCCTTTCAATGTTTGGATGGGTTGCTGGTGCGGTTCCGGCTATCATTGATGCTACGATTGTTATCAACCATATTATGCACAACACGAAATGGGTCCCGGGCCATTTCCACACTTATATGGGAATGGGTGTAGTAGCGATGATATTTGGTTTTATGTATTATTTCAGCAAAACAGAAGGAAAACAGAAACAGAATAGCTATGATAACTTTGGAATTTCAATATATTTCGCTTTTTTCACAGGATTAGTTGGCTCTTTCCTTTATGCAGGAAAATTAAGTGCTCCCAGAAGATGGGCAGATCATTTGCCCCAGTGGATTGGAACGGATCAGGTTGGAGCACTGTGCGGAATCATGGTAGTGATTGCCTCATTAATTTTTACAATTAGATTTATTGTAGGATTAAAACAGCCTGGCAAAAAGACAACAACAAAATCTTTTAAAAATGCTTCTTAG
- a CDS encoding nitronate monooxygenase has protein sequence MNNLTRTLKIRYPIIQGGMGNISNSILAAAVSNAGGLGTIGAGTMNPEEIEKIILETKELTKKPFAVNVALSVSPYVKEILGLAVKHSVAAVSLSAGNPAPFIHKLHEHGIKVITVVASVKQAIKAETAGADVLVAEGYEAAGINSPNETTTLTLIPQIARAVSVPVAAAGGIADGLGLAAMLVLGASAVQMGTRFIATQEAPFHDSYKQKILEASDTDTIIVGRSVGRIRRVINTPYATKLLEAENQGISLEAFNELTAEDNHKIGALLGDGENGFMNSGQISGYIQDLPTVSELLQKMMLDAEITLQKTTEIFKKER, from the coding sequence GTGAATAATCTGACTCGTACATTAAAAATTCGCTATCCAATTATCCAGGGCGGGATGGGAAATATCAGCAACAGCATTTTGGCGGCAGCTGTTTCAAATGCTGGAGGACTGGGGACAATTGGGGCAGGCACCATGAATCCTGAGGAAATTGAAAAAATTATCCTTGAAACAAAAGAACTTACAAAGAAGCCTTTTGCCGTCAATGTTGCTCTAAGTGTATCACCTTATGTTAAGGAGATTCTGGGGCTGGCGGTGAAGCACTCGGTTGCGGCAGTGTCGTTGTCAGCAGGCAATCCTGCACCTTTTATTCATAAACTGCATGAACATGGGATTAAAGTGATTACTGTTGTTGCTTCTGTTAAACAGGCAATAAAAGCCGAAACGGCAGGTGCAGATGTGCTGGTTGCAGAAGGATATGAAGCAGCAGGAATAAATTCACCAAACGAAACGACTACTTTGACGCTTATTCCGCAAATTGCCCGTGCAGTATCCGTACCGGTTGCAGCGGCTGGTGGAATTGCTGACGGTCTGGGACTTGCTGCAATGCTTGTTCTTGGGGCAAGCGCTGTTCAAATGGGTACCCGTTTTATCGCTACTCAAGAAGCACCTTTCCATGATTCATATAAACAGAAAATACTTGAGGCGTCTGATACAGATACCATCATTGTCGGCCGTTCTGTCGGCAGGATTCGAAGAGTGATCAATACTCCATATGCCACAAAGCTTTTGGAGGCAGAGAATCAGGGAATAAGTCTGGAAGCATTTAATGAATTAACGGCAGAAGATAATCATAAAATTGGAGCCCTTCTTGGCGATGGAGAAAATGGATTTATGAATAGCGGACAAATATCTGGTTATATTCAGGATTTGCCGACTGTTTCAGAATTGCTTCAAAAAATGATGCTGGATGCAGAAATAACCTTACAAAAAACAACTGAAATATTCAAAAAGGAACGCTGA